A genomic region of Microtus ochrogaster isolate Prairie Vole_2 unplaced genomic scaffold, MicOch1.0 UNK4, whole genome shotgun sequence contains the following coding sequences:
- the Tmem229a gene encoding transmembrane protein 229A — protein sequence MAGSDVACEGPTRRGGATRSPGAPGGLRSQAAASGPEPLSATDAPAERGALPAWMRLYFYGMHGITLDVLVSSARRFARSLDLRMLGFSSPYRCLLHSLTHFALEQLYLQRLRCPSAFLFNFLLYPWAHVGLQTLAGQALLLSLGGGPGGAAAPGALDLALQYVLALYHGQVFLKRFLRLRYPRQLQQQTRDTLPATPDARVILEAGRGRHGPRSPKGAEGAPSQGLPDLLRFLFFGMHGFLDEIFFTFFFNVLGQGDGSSSGHTSLWSFFMYGSCSFVVEKLYFHLHYSRGWGTWKRVPIYVVFIYAWELSWGLGLRMCGACSWDYSHYPLNFMGLITLMYLPGWLFLSVYQDLLSNVLWRVQYVPTN from the coding sequence CTGCGCAGCCAGGCAGCAGCTAGTGGCCCCGAACCGCTGTCGGCTACAGATGCTCCGGCGGAACGCGGAGCGCTGCCCGCCTGGATGCGCCTCTACTTCTACGGGATGCACGGCATCACCCTGGACGTGCTGGTGTCCTCAGCCAGGCGCTTCGCCCGCAGCCTGGATCTGCGGATGTTGGGCTTCTCGTCCCCCTACCGCTGCCTCCTGCACTCGCTCACCCACTTCGCCCTGGAGCAGCTCTACCTGCAGCGGCTGCGCTGCCCCAGCGCCTTCCTCTTCAATTTCCTGCTCTACCCCTGGGCGCACGTGGGGTTGCAGACCCTGGCGGGCCAGGCACTGCTGCTCAGTCTAGGCGGCGGGCCGGGGGGCGCGGCGGCGCCGGGGGCGCTCGACCTGGCGCTGCAATACGTACTGGCGCTCTACCACGGCCAAGTGTTCCTGAAGCGCTTCCTGCGTTTGCGGTACCCGCGGCAGCTCCAGCAGCAAACCAGGGACACACTACCGGCAACCCCGGATGCCCGAGTCattttggaggctggaagagggcgaCATGGACCCCGGAGCCCCAAGGGCGCAGAAGGAGCCCCCAGCCAAGGTCTGCCAGACCTCCTCCGCTTCCTTTTCTTCGGAATGCATGGCTTTCTGGATGAGATCTTCTTCACCTTCTTCTTCAATGTTCTGGGGCAGGGGGACGGATCCAGCAGTGGGCACACATCGCTCTGGTCCTTCTTCATGTATGGCAGTTGTAGCTTTGTGGTTGAAAAACTCTACTTCCACCTTCACTACAGCCGTGGCTGGGGCACCTGGAAGAGGGTGCCCATCTATGTGGTCTTTATCTATGCGTGGGAGTTGTCCTGGGGTCTGGGGCTTCGCATGTGTGGGGCCTGTTCCTGGGACTATTCTCACTATCCTCTCAATTTCATGGGCCTCATCACGTTGATGTATTTACCTGGTTGGCTATTCCTTAGTGTGTACCAGGACCTTCTGTCCAACGTGTTGTGGAGGGTGCAGTATGTTCCAACAAACTAA